One genomic window of Bradyrhizobium sp. CCGE-LA001 includes the following:
- a CDS encoding ABC transporter substrate-binding protein: MKSTLLVGALLTAMTATSALAQAIKLANVAELSGGGATVGTNWKNGIDLAIEEINAKGGVLGRKLEVTHADSQSNPGVARAQVQKALDAEPYVLLGPGYSGSVKVTAPLAAEAGIAQIMGGEAAELTQTGNKFLFRTSFGQQSSMPKVAKYIHDEMKAKTVAVVWVNNDFGRGGRDVVVKELDRLGSKVVADLSTEAGQADFAADVGKIKAANPDAVFVYLNEEESARILKELKRQGVTAPLMGETTLIGQKVIELAGDAANGARGHVGLTTDAPVDLIKTFREKFSKKYNYVPDHNGLKGYLAVYMVKATTEKMGKVDPKKFADTLHGLTIKAADEPGILMDVTFSETGDIDRQSFLVEVVEGKQVVKQVLPKVK, encoded by the coding sequence ATGAAATCAACGCTATTGGTGGGCGCGCTGCTCACCGCCATGACCGCAACGAGCGCCCTTGCCCAGGCGATCAAGCTCGCCAACGTCGCCGAGCTCTCGGGCGGCGGCGCCACCGTCGGCACCAATTGGAAGAACGGCATCGACCTCGCGATCGAGGAGATCAACGCCAAGGGCGGCGTGCTCGGCCGCAAGCTGGAGGTCACCCACGCCGACTCGCAGTCCAACCCGGGCGTCGCGCGCGCCCAGGTGCAGAAGGCGCTCGACGCCGAGCCCTATGTGCTGCTCGGGCCCGGCTATTCCGGCTCCGTGAAGGTCACCGCGCCGCTCGCGGCCGAAGCCGGCATCGCGCAGATCATGGGCGGCGAGGCCGCCGAGCTGACGCAGACCGGAAACAAATTCCTGTTCCGCACCTCCTTCGGCCAGCAATCCTCGATGCCGAAGGTCGCCAAGTACATCCACGACGAGATGAAGGCGAAGACGGTTGCGGTGGTCTGGGTCAATAACGATTTCGGCCGCGGCGGGCGCGACGTCGTGGTCAAGGAGCTCGACCGGCTCGGCTCCAAGGTGGTCGCCGACCTCTCCACCGAAGCCGGCCAGGCCGATTTCGCCGCCGACGTCGGCAAGATCAAGGCCGCCAATCCCGACGCCGTGTTCGTCTATCTGAACGAAGAAGAGAGCGCGCGCATCCTCAAGGAGCTGAAGCGCCAGGGCGTCACCGCGCCGCTGATGGGCGAGACCACGCTGATCGGCCAGAAGGTGATCGAGCTCGCCGGCGATGCCGCCAACGGCGCGCGCGGCCATGTCGGCCTCACCACGGATGCGCCGGTCGACCTGATCAAGACGTTCCGCGAGAAGTTCTCCAAGAAGTACAATTACGTCCCTGACCACAACGGCCTCAAGGGCTATCTCGCGGTCTACATGGTAAAGGCCACCACCGAGAAGATGGGCAAGGTCGATCCGAAGAAGTTCGCCGACACGCTGCACGGCCTCACCATCAAGGCCGCGGACGAGCCGGGCATCCTGATGGACGTCACCTTCAGCGAGACCGGCGACATCGACCGCCAGAGCTTCCTGGTCGAGGTGGTCGAAGGCAAGCAGGTCGTGAAGCAGGTGCTGCCGAAAGTGAAGTGA
- a CDS encoding branched-chain amino acid ABC transporter permease: protein MSNLFDLLVAGLATGAIYALVAVGFTLLWQTSQTINFAQGEFVMLPAFLMLAAMHVGAPFWLAIILGILLSMILLGLAFKLLLVDPMMRHGVLPLAIATMALAIGIKESVKQFFSAEAQPFPSIVPTGDVSILGHAVSLQSIGVLVVAILAVAGLTTLLNRTSLGHQMQAAAQNPTVARIIGVPVERMIMLTFLINAFLVALASLLITPIYLAKFSSGEVLGQAAFIAAIVGGFNQVRGAIAGGLLIGVLDNLAAAYVSTQYRAAVPMLFLIAVILFRPQGLLGRAEERTV, encoded by the coding sequence ATGTCCAATCTGTTCGATCTTCTGGTCGCGGGACTTGCCACCGGCGCGATCTATGCGCTGGTCGCGGTCGGCTTCACGCTGCTGTGGCAAACCTCGCAGACCATCAATTTCGCGCAAGGCGAGTTCGTGATGCTCCCGGCCTTCCTGATGCTGGCGGCGATGCATGTCGGCGCGCCGTTCTGGCTCGCGATCATTCTCGGCATCCTCCTGTCGATGATCCTGCTCGGCCTCGCCTTCAAGCTGCTGCTGGTGGATCCGATGATGCGCCACGGCGTGCTGCCGCTCGCGATCGCGACCATGGCGCTCGCAATCGGCATCAAGGAATCCGTCAAGCAGTTCTTCAGCGCCGAGGCCCAGCCCTTTCCATCCATCGTGCCGACCGGCGACGTCTCCATTCTCGGCCATGCGGTGTCGCTGCAAAGCATCGGCGTGCTCGTCGTCGCCATCCTCGCCGTGGCCGGCCTGACCACGCTGCTCAACCGCACCTCGCTCGGCCACCAGATGCAGGCCGCCGCGCAGAACCCGACGGTGGCGCGCATCATCGGCGTGCCGGTCGAGCGCATGATCATGCTGACCTTCCTGATCAACGCCTTCCTGGTGGCACTGGCCTCGCTTCTGATCACCCCGATCTACCTTGCGAAGTTCTCGTCGGGCGAGGTGCTGGGCCAGGCCGCCTTCATCGCCGCGATCGTCGGCGGCTTCAACCAGGTGCGTGGCGCGATCGCCGGCGGCCTCCTGATCGGCGTGCTCGACAATCTCGCCGCCGCCTATGTCTCGACGCAGTATCGCGCCGCCGTGCCGATGCTCTTCCTGATCGCCGTCATCCTGTTCCGGCCGCAGGGCTTGCTCGGCCGCGCCGAGGAGCGCACCGTATGA
- a CDS encoding branched-chain amino acid ABC transporter permease — protein sequence MSGFAKPLKIALGVAVIAALIIVPMNFNRYGLFILSQWAVMSIAAMGLNLTLGYAGQVSLAQGAFVGIGAYSAAIMTTHGWPLPAAILVAIVLSFAIGWVLGYPALRVQHHYLAFVTLAFSTLAFLVFRNESWLTGGIYGISNIPRPHVFGFATNRPLPFYYVCLGSLAIVSLAVLWLIRSPWGRAFMALRENPLRAQSLGIDTRRYTLMAFAIGSALGGVAGALYAPLTQYIDPVPFNLSLSLDLLMMVIVGGAGFYFGPFLGAMIAVLLPEWLRFTDGYYLMLYAVAVMLLLIWSPTGILGILDRYLAERRTKAASALRAVAKSRLETAQ from the coding sequence ATGAGCGGCTTCGCCAAACCCCTGAAGATTGCGCTCGGCGTTGCGGTCATCGCCGCGCTGATCATCGTCCCCATGAACTTCAACCGCTACGGCCTGTTCATCCTGAGCCAATGGGCGGTGATGAGCATCGCGGCGATGGGGCTCAACCTCACGCTCGGCTATGCCGGTCAGGTCTCGCTCGCCCAGGGCGCGTTCGTCGGCATCGGAGCTTATTCCGCAGCGATCATGACGACGCATGGCTGGCCGCTGCCGGCAGCGATTCTGGTCGCGATCGTCCTGAGCTTTGCGATCGGCTGGGTGCTCGGCTATCCCGCGCTGCGCGTGCAGCACCACTATCTCGCCTTCGTCACGCTCGCGTTCTCCACGCTCGCCTTCCTCGTGTTCCGCAACGAGAGTTGGCTCACCGGCGGCATCTACGGCATCTCCAACATTCCGCGCCCCCACGTCTTCGGGTTCGCGACCAACAGACCGCTGCCGTTCTACTATGTCTGCCTCGGCTCGCTCGCGATCGTCTCGCTGGCGGTGTTGTGGCTGATCCGTTCGCCCTGGGGCCGCGCCTTCATGGCGCTGCGCGAGAATCCCTTGCGCGCGCAATCGCTCGGCATCGACACGCGCCGCTACACGCTGATGGCGTTTGCGATCGGCTCGGCGCTCGGCGGTGTCGCCGGCGCGCTCTATGCGCCGCTGACGCAATATATCGATCCCGTTCCGTTCAACTTGTCGCTCTCGCTCGACCTGCTGATGATGGTGATCGTCGGCGGCGCCGGCTTCTATTTCGGTCCGTTCCTGGGCGCGATGATCGCGGTGCTGCTGCCGGAATGGCTGCGCTTCACCGACGGCTATTATCTGATGCTCTATGCGGTCGCCGTGATGCTGCTCCTGATCTGGTCGCCGACCGGCATTCTGGGAATCCTCGACCGTTACCTCGCGGAGCGCCGCACCAAGGCGGCCTCCGCGCTGCGCGCCGTCGCGAAATCCCGCCTGGAGACGGCACAATGA
- a CDS encoding ABC transporter ATP-binding protein, whose product MSAVLEVTDIKKNFGGISAVDGVSFDVREGEILGLIGPNGCGKSTLFNCILGQLTPSGGEVKLDGRLVTGLRPAELNKLGVSRTFQLLQVFPKLSVRENLILAGQEHQGNMATRLVGRSDAGLTEAANQMIGFFKLDHLADEPAGGLSYGQQKLLDAAMAFMGGPRLVLLDEPAGGVNPSMLADLKDRLVAINRERNATFVVIEHNMEFVMSLCSRVMVMAEGKVLAMGRPDEVRKNPAVIEAYLGH is encoded by the coding sequence ATGAGCGCGGTCCTCGAAGTCACCGACATCAAGAAGAATTTTGGCGGCATCAGCGCCGTTGACGGCGTCTCCTTCGACGTCCGTGAGGGCGAGATCCTCGGCCTGATCGGCCCGAACGGCTGCGGCAAGTCGACCCTGTTCAACTGCATCCTCGGCCAGCTCACCCCCAGTGGCGGCGAGGTCAAGCTCGACGGCAGGCTGGTCACGGGATTGCGCCCCGCCGAACTCAACAAGCTCGGGGTCAGCCGCACCTTCCAGCTTCTGCAGGTGTTCCCAAAGCTCTCGGTGCGCGAGAACCTGATCCTCGCCGGACAGGAGCACCAGGGCAACATGGCCACGCGCCTGGTCGGCCGCTCCGACGCCGGATTGACCGAGGCCGCCAACCAGATGATCGGCTTCTTCAAGCTCGACCATCTCGCCGACGAGCCCGCCGGCGGCCTCTCTTATGGCCAGCAAAAGCTGCTCGACGCCGCCATGGCCTTCATGGGCGGTCCGCGCCTCGTGCTGCTTGACGAGCCCGCGGGCGGCGTCAATCCGTCGATGCTGGCCGACCTCAAGGACCGCCTGGTCGCGATCAACCGCGAGAGGAACGCGACCTTCGTCGTCATCGAGCACAACATGGAATTCGTGATGTCGCTGTGCTCGCGCGTGATGGTCATGGCGGAGGGCAAGGTGCTGGCGATGGGACGGCCCGACGAGGTCCGCAAGAACCCCGCCGTGATCGAAGCCTATCTCGGACATTAG
- a CDS encoding ABC transporter ATP-binding protein has protein sequence MSDPILSVHNLVGGYGKMTILNGTNFAVPQATITTIIGPNGAGKSTVFKAIFGLLKLREGKISFAGRDVTNLSQRALLNAGICYVPQGRNIFPELSVRHNIELGGVAAGKGLDLPRRIEAALDLFPALRRKSTQQASTLSGGEQKQLEIARSLLLEPKLVLIDEPSIGLSPLMVQQTFDILKSLRNRGVTILMIEQNARSALEISDIGIVLELGQTRMVDDAKRILNDPRIGQLFLGGAMEESAA, from the coding sequence ATGAGCGATCCGATCCTCTCGGTCCACAATCTCGTCGGCGGCTACGGCAAGATGACGATCCTGAACGGCACGAATTTCGCCGTGCCGCAGGCGACCATCACCACCATCATCGGCCCGAACGGCGCCGGCAAGTCCACGGTGTTCAAGGCGATCTTCGGCCTCTTGAAGCTGCGCGAGGGCAAGATCAGCTTCGCGGGCCGCGATGTCACGAACTTGAGCCAGCGCGCGTTGCTCAATGCCGGCATCTGCTACGTGCCGCAGGGCCGCAACATCTTTCCCGAGCTGTCGGTACGCCACAATATCGAGCTCGGCGGCGTCGCCGCCGGCAAGGGCCTCGACCTGCCCAGGCGTATCGAAGCCGCGCTCGACCTGTTTCCGGCACTGCGGCGCAAGTCGACACAACAGGCATCTACGCTCTCGGGCGGCGAGCAAAAACAGCTCGAGATTGCCCGCTCGCTGCTGCTCGAACCCAAGCTGGTTCTCATCGACGAGCCCTCGATCGGGCTGTCGCCGCTGATGGTGCAGCAGACCTTCGACATCCTCAAGAGCCTGCGCAACCGCGGCGTTACGATCCTGATGATCGAGCAGAACGCACGCTCGGCGCTGGAGATCTCCGACATCGGCATCGTGCTCGAGCTCGGCCAGACCCGCATGGTCGACGACGCCAAGCGCATCCTGAACGATCCCCGCATCGGGCAGCTGTTCCTGGGCGGCGCCATGGAGGAGAGTGCGGCATGA
- a CDS encoding bifunctional sugar phosphate isomerase/epimerase/4-hydroxyphenylpyruvate dioxygenase family protein, whose protein sequence is MNKRSIATVSLSGTLDEKLRAIAAAGFDAVEIFENDLLSFGAGPRDIARLCKDLNLGICAFQPFRDFEGMPEPQRARNFARAERKFDLMQELGTDLLLICSNVSPASLGGIDRAAEDFCELGERAARRGLRVGYEALAWGRHVNDYRDAWEIVRRADHPAIGIILDSFHALAPSFPTRAMASIPADKIFLVQLADAPKLELDILSWSRHFRSFPGQGDLPVGEFMASIAATGYAGPLSLEIFNDQFRAGSAAQTAVDGLRSLILLEDQLAPDWPKLVREPLAPRAGSHGTGFVEFAVNETKAGELARLFAQLGFRRSGKHRSKAVERWSQGKVELVINCESGGFAHSHYVTHGPGVCAIALDVDNAGLAMQRAEALKARTFYQPVGPGELEIPAIHGVGGSLLYFLDQAGKNWDTDFEPVASDASGDALLAVDHIAQSMPYDEMLSWLLFYTGILDLTRLPQMEIADPRGLVQSQAVVNGDQSLRFVLNGSSANRTLPSRFISEFFGSGVQHVAFACRDIFAAVGQMRQRGADFLDIPGNYYDDIEAKYDLAPELMAQLRANHILYDREGDGEFFQVYTHIFDERFFFEIVERRNYRGFGAANAGIRLAAQAREVRPASVPRV, encoded by the coding sequence ATGAACAAGCGCTCGATCGCCACCGTCTCGCTCTCGGGCACTCTCGACGAAAAGCTCCGCGCCATCGCCGCCGCCGGCTTCGACGCGGTCGAGATCTTCGAGAACGATCTGCTGTCGTTCGGCGCGGGCCCGCGCGACATCGCAAGGCTCTGCAAGGACCTCAACCTCGGGATTTGCGCGTTCCAACCGTTTCGCGATTTCGAAGGCATGCCCGAGCCGCAGCGTGCACGCAATTTTGCCCGCGCGGAGCGGAAGTTCGACCTGATGCAGGAGCTCGGCACCGATCTGTTGCTGATCTGCTCGAACGTTTCGCCCGCCTCGCTGGGCGGCATCGACCGCGCCGCCGAGGATTTTTGCGAGCTCGGCGAGCGCGCCGCGAGGCGCGGCCTGCGCGTCGGCTACGAAGCGCTGGCCTGGGGCCGTCATGTCAACGACTACCGCGATGCCTGGGAGATCGTGCGGCGCGCCGATCATCCCGCGATCGGAATCATCCTCGACAGTTTTCACGCGCTGGCGCCTAGCTTTCCGACCCGCGCCATGGCCTCGATCCCCGCCGACAAGATCTTCCTGGTCCAGCTTGCTGACGCGCCGAAGCTGGAGCTCGACATCCTGTCGTGGAGTCGGCACTTCCGCTCCTTCCCCGGCCAGGGCGACCTGCCGGTCGGCGAGTTCATGGCGTCGATCGCGGCGACCGGCTATGCCGGGCCGCTGTCGCTGGAGATCTTCAACGACCAGTTCCGCGCCGGCTCGGCCGCGCAGACCGCGGTGGACGGCCTGCGCTCGCTGATCCTGCTGGAGGACCAGCTTGCGCCGGATTGGCCCAAGCTCGTCCGCGAACCGCTGGCCCCAAGGGCCGGAAGCCACGGGACCGGCTTCGTCGAGTTCGCGGTCAACGAGACCAAGGCCGGCGAGCTCGCCCGCCTGTTCGCGCAGCTCGGTTTCCGCAGGAGCGGCAAGCACCGCAGCAAGGCGGTGGAGCGCTGGTCGCAAGGCAAGGTCGAGCTCGTCATCAATTGCGAGAGCGGCGGCTTTGCCCATTCGCATTACGTGACGCACGGCCCGGGCGTCTGCGCGATCGCGCTTGACGTCGACAATGCAGGCCTTGCCATGCAGCGGGCCGAGGCGCTGAAGGCCCGCACCTTCTACCAGCCGGTCGGGCCGGGCGAGCTGGAGATCCCTGCGATCCACGGCGTCGGCGGCAGCCTGCTCTATTTCCTGGACCAGGCCGGCAAAAACTGGGACACCGATTTCGAGCCTGTTGCGAGCGACGCCAGCGGCGATGCGCTGCTCGCGGTCGATCACATCGCGCAGTCGATGCCCTATGACGAGATGCTGTCCTGGCTGTTGTTCTACACGGGCATTCTCGACCTGACGCGGCTACCGCAGATGGAGATCGCCGACCCCAGAGGCCTCGTGCAGAGCCAGGCCGTCGTCAACGGCGACCAGAGCCTGCGCTTCGTGCTCAACGGCTCCTCTGCCAACCGCACTTTGCCGTCGCGCTTCATCTCCGAGTTCTTCGGCTCGGGCGTCCAGCACGTCGCGTTCGCGTGCCGGGACATCTTTGCAGCGGTCGGGCAGATGCGCCAGCGCGGTGCGGATTTCTTGGATATCCCCGGCAATTACTACGACGACATCGAAGCCAAATACGACCTCGCGCCCGAGCTGATGGCGCAGCTGCGCGCCAACCACATCCTCTACGACCGCGAGGGCGACGGCGAATTCTTCCAGGTCTACACTCACATCTTCGACGAGCGCTTCTTCTTCGAGATCGTCGAGCGGAGGAACTATCGGGGTTTTGGCGCGGCCAATGCCGGCATCAGGCTGGCGGCGCAAGCCCGCGAGGTGCGCCCCGCGAGTGTGCCTCGGGTGTAG
- a CDS encoding ABC transporter substrate-binding protein encodes MRTAFWLAGAAALVLAGPASAGDTIKIGFVSTFSGPTAVIGNDMRNSFELALDHLGRKMDGKPVEVIYEDDGQKPDVGKQKTEKLVQSDKVDFIVGYIWSNVLLASLKTAVDSQTFLISANAGPSQLAGELCSPYVFSTSWQNDQTPQAMGLYMNQKGVKSVFLIGPNYAAGKDMLAGLKSTFKGEVKGEEYTVWPSQLDFSAELSKARASGAESIFVFYPGAAGVQFLNQYAQAGLKSTMPLYTAFTIDELSLPLQKENALGVPGAQEWVNDLPNEQNKRFVADYRKKYTGLRPTYYGAQSYDAAQLINSAVVAVKGDTSKKDAMRAEMEKANFKSLRGAFKFGKNHIPVQSFYLQDVVKDSEGQLALKTVATIVENDQDRFHEKCKMK; translated from the coding sequence ATGAGGACGGCATTCTGGCTGGCGGGCGCAGCGGCGCTTGTGCTGGCAGGCCCGGCATCCGCCGGCGACACCATCAAGATCGGCTTCGTTTCGACCTTCAGCGGTCCGACCGCCGTGATCGGCAACGACATGCGCAACTCCTTCGAGCTCGCGCTCGATCATCTCGGCCGCAAGATGGACGGCAAGCCGGTCGAGGTGATCTACGAGGACGACGGGCAGAAGCCCGACGTCGGCAAGCAGAAGACCGAGAAGCTGGTGCAGTCCGACAAGGTCGATTTCATCGTCGGCTACATCTGGTCGAACGTGCTGCTGGCCTCGCTCAAGACCGCGGTGGACTCGCAGACCTTCCTGATCTCGGCCAATGCCGGTCCCTCGCAGCTCGCCGGCGAGCTGTGCTCGCCTTACGTGTTCTCGACCTCCTGGCAGAACGACCAGACGCCGCAGGCGATGGGCCTCTACATGAACCAGAAGGGCGTCAAGAGCGTGTTCCTGATCGGCCCGAACTACGCGGCCGGCAAGGATATGCTCGCGGGCCTGAAGAGCACCTTCAAGGGCGAGGTGAAGGGCGAGGAGTACACGGTCTGGCCGAGCCAGCTCGACTTCTCGGCCGAGCTCTCCAAGGCGCGCGCCTCCGGAGCCGAGTCGATCTTCGTGTTCTATCCGGGAGCTGCCGGGGTGCAGTTCCTCAATCAATACGCCCAGGCCGGCCTGAAGAGCACGATGCCGCTCTACACCGCCTTCACCATCGACGAGCTGTCGCTGCCGCTCCAGAAGGAGAACGCGTTAGGGGTGCCCGGCGCGCAGGAATGGGTCAACGACCTCCCCAACGAGCAGAACAAGCGCTTCGTCGCCGACTACCGCAAGAAGTACACTGGCCTGCGTCCAACCTATTACGGCGCGCAGTCCTATGACGCGGCCCAGCTCATCAACAGCGCGGTGGTCGCGGTGAAGGGCGACACCAGCAAGAAGGACGCGATGCGGGCCGAGATGGAAAAGGCCAACTTCAAGTCGCTGCGCGGTGCGTTCAAGTTCGGCAAGAACCACATCCCGGTGCAGAGCTTCTATCTCCAGGACGTGGTCAAGGATTCCGAAGGCCAGCTCGCGCTGAAGACCGTCGCCACCATCGTGGAGAACGACCAGGATCGTTTCCACGAGAAATGCAAGATGAAGTGA
- a CDS encoding NAD(P)/FAD-dependent oxidoreductase — protein sequence MTAKPHRVVIVGAGFGGLETAYRLAGAPVEITLIDRRNHHLFQPLLYQVATASLATSEIAWPIRHLMRDRREVTTLFATVSGVDADRRCVLIDDGSEVPYDTLVLATGARHAYFGHDEWEAWAPGLKTLEDATTLRRHILVAFERAERETDPARRAARLTFVIVGAGPTGVELAGTIAEMAHHTLPADFRNIDTHEARVVLIEAGPRVLAGFPDELSAYAQASLEKIGVEVVLGQAVTEINREGVVFGGKLLEAKTRIWAAGVRASPAAEWLGAPSDRAGRVQVEADLTIPGHPEIFAIGDTVSINAWDGKPVPGIAPAAKQQGRHVAETIKARLRGQTKGAFRYKHAGSLAQIGKRLAVIDFGKVKLRGTIAWWIWGIAHIYFLIGLRHRLSVALSWLWIYARDQRAARLITQGSSKVV from the coding sequence ATGACCGCTAAACCACACCGCGTCGTCATCGTCGGGGCCGGCTTTGGCGGCCTGGAGACGGCCTATAGGCTCGCGGGCGCACCGGTCGAGATCACGCTGATCGACCGCCGCAACCACCATCTGTTCCAGCCGCTGCTCTACCAGGTCGCGACCGCTTCGCTCGCGACCAGCGAGATCGCCTGGCCAATCCGCCATCTGATGCGCGACCGGCGCGAGGTGACGACGCTGTTTGCGACCGTGAGCGGCGTCGATGCCGACAGGCGCTGCGTGCTGATCGACGACGGCAGCGAGGTGCCCTACGACACCCTCGTGCTCGCCACCGGCGCGCGACATGCCTATTTCGGCCATGACGAATGGGAGGCGTGGGCGCCGGGCCTGAAGACGCTGGAGGACGCGACCACATTGCGCCGTCACATTCTCGTGGCGTTCGAGCGCGCCGAGCGCGAGACGGATCCCGCGCGGCGCGCGGCGCGGCTGACTTTCGTCATCGTCGGCGCCGGTCCGACCGGCGTCGAGCTCGCCGGCACGATCGCCGAGATGGCACATCACACCCTGCCCGCCGACTTCCGCAACATCGACACGCACGAGGCGCGCGTGGTGCTGATCGAGGCGGGCCCGCGCGTGCTTGCAGGCTTTCCCGACGAGCTCTCGGCTTACGCGCAGGCTTCGCTGGAAAAGATCGGCGTCGAGGTCGTGCTCGGGCAGGCCGTGACCGAGATCAATCGCGAGGGCGTGGTGTTCGGCGGCAAGCTGCTCGAGGCAAAGACACGGATCTGGGCCGCCGGCGTGCGCGCCTCGCCCGCTGCGGAATGGCTGGGCGCGCCAAGTGATCGCGCCGGGCGCGTGCAGGTCGAGGCCGACCTGACGATTCCCGGCCATCCCGAGATCTTTGCGATCGGCGATACCGTCAGCATCAATGCCTGGGACGGCAAGCCCGTACCCGGCATCGCACCAGCGGCGAAACAACAGGGCCGCCACGTCGCCGAGACCATCAAGGCGCGGCTCCGTGGACAGACCAAGGGCGCATTCCGCTACAAGCACGCCGGCAGCCTCGCGCAGATCGGCAAGCGGCTCGCGGTGATCGATTTCGGCAAGGTCAAGCTGCGCGGCACCATCGCGTGGTGGATCTGGGGCATCGCCCACATCTACTTCCTGATCGGCCTCCGCCACCGCCTCAGCGTTGCCTTGAGCTGGCTCTGGATCTACGCGCGGGATCAGCGCGCGGCGCGGCTGATCACACAGGGATCAAGCAAGGTGGTGTGA
- a CDS encoding ABC transporter substrate-binding protein, which translates to MKQLNWTLALAASLMTSAASAQISDNVVRVGVLNDISGIFQDTNGMGSVEAARMAAEDFNGGGKGIKVEIVYADHQNKADVGNAIARKWLDVEGVDAIVDVPNSAVGLSINSLLRDSRMTFLASSTASSDLTGKACSPNTIQWVNDAWATGNTTAAAMMSRGGKDWYFLTVDYALGKGIEAEAQKYIEGHGGKVLGSSKHPLGTSDFASFLLQAQSSKAQVIGLANAGGDTINAVKQAAEFGIQQSGQKLVAFLLFINDVHGMGIKVAQGLQLMEAFYWDMNEDTRAFAKRFAARPGMNGKMPSGNQAGVYASTLAYLNAVAATGSDNAKNVVPEMKKFKGKDKLFGDTAIRQDGRVIHPMYLFEVKKPEESKYPYDYYKLVSTIPADQAFRPLAEGGCELVK; encoded by the coding sequence ATGAAGCAACTGAATTGGACGCTCGCACTGGCTGCGAGCCTGATGACCAGCGCGGCGAGCGCCCAGATATCCGACAATGTCGTGCGCGTCGGCGTGCTCAACGACATCTCCGGCATCTTCCAGGACACCAACGGCATGGGCTCGGTCGAGGCCGCGCGCATGGCGGCGGAGGATTTCAACGGCGGCGGCAAGGGCATCAAGGTCGAGATCGTCTATGCCGACCACCAGAACAAGGCCGATGTCGGCAACGCGATCGCGCGCAAATGGCTCGATGTCGAGGGCGTCGATGCCATCGTGGATGTGCCGAACTCGGCCGTCGGCCTGTCCATCAATTCACTGCTGCGCGACAGCCGCATGACCTTCCTGGCGTCCTCGACTGCGAGCTCGGATCTCACCGGCAAGGCCTGCTCGCCCAACACCATCCAATGGGTCAACGACGCCTGGGCCACCGGCAACACCACGGCGGCCGCGATGATGTCGCGCGGCGGCAAGGATTGGTATTTCCTGACGGTCGACTACGCGCTCGGCAAAGGTATCGAGGCGGAGGCGCAGAAATACATCGAGGGACATGGCGGCAAGGTGCTGGGCTCGTCCAAGCATCCGCTCGGCACCTCCGATTTCGCGTCCTTCCTGCTGCAGGCGCAGAGCTCGAAGGCGCAGGTGATCGGCCTTGCCAATGCCGGTGGCGACACCATCAACGCGGTGAAGCAGGCCGCCGAGTTCGGCATTCAGCAGAGCGGCCAGAAGCTCGTCGCCTTCCTGCTCTTCATCAACGACGTTCACGGCATGGGCATCAAGGTCGCTCAGGGCCTTCAGCTCATGGAAGCCTTCTACTGGGACATGAACGAGGACACTCGCGCGTTCGCGAAACGGTTCGCCGCCCGGCCCGGCATGAACGGCAAGATGCCGAGCGGCAACCAGGCCGGCGTCTATGCCTCCACGCTCGCTTACCTCAACGCCGTCGCCGCCACCGGCAGCGACAATGCCAAGAACGTCGTGCCCGAGATGAAGAAGTTCAAGGGCAAGGACAAGCTGTTCGGCGACACTGCCATCCGCCAGGACGGCCGCGTCATCCACCCGATGTACCTGTTCGAGGTGAAGAAGCCGGAGGAGTCGAAATATCCCTACGATTACTACAAGCTGGTCTCGACGATTCCCGCGGACCAGGCCTTCCGCCCGCTGGCGGAAGGCGGGTGCGAACTGGTGAAGTAG
- a CDS encoding 2Fe-2S iron-sulfur cluster-binding protein: protein MPAITFIHPGGKSDRVEAIDGESAMQAATRHGLDGILAECGGNAMCATCHVYVDDAWLARLPDIADDEDALLDGTASERLPNSRLSCQIHLTPALDGLVLQLPERQV, encoded by the coding sequence ATGCCTGCCATTACGTTCATCCATCCGGGCGGCAAGTCCGACCGCGTCGAGGCCATCGACGGCGAGAGCGCCATGCAGGCCGCAACGCGCCACGGCCTCGACGGCATTCTCGCCGAATGCGGCGGCAACGCCATGTGTGCGACCTGTCACGTCTATGTCGACGACGCCTGGCTCGCACGCCTGCCCGACATCGCCGACGACGAGGATGCGCTGCTCGACGGCACTGCAAGCGAGCGGCTGCCGAACAGCCGGCTATCCTGCCAGATCCACCTCACGCCCGCGCTCGACGGGCTCGTGCTGCAATTACCGGAGCGACAAGTCTGA